A region from the Aegilops tauschii subsp. strangulata cultivar AL8/78 chromosome 5, Aet v6.0, whole genome shotgun sequence genome encodes:
- the LOC109784572 gene encoding putative disease resistance protein RGA3: MAMSGLGGVIAGAVGKQIVSKLGEYAASEVSLQWRYREEVLELGEKMKDVEAVLGDADERSRRQGRQGGRVYERWLAKFKRVAYDVEDVLDELDANELISKTQSKVSFWFSRHNQLLQRVTMPHKMKKVMNKIDKIKEEGSSELNLVPREARGQGNRNNETFAANWNGDGIKTGMAGRVIEKEKIISLLLTSEEADRNISIIPVVGLGGIGKTTLVESVLADKRVNVFDVSVWVHVSKQFDLSKIGRAILKSLNSNINNLSDCTMQFLSDNLTKELATRRYLIVLDDLCEEDGNNLEELKMLQHGRKGSRIIVTTRNQSVVQCLRTGFLANQWKICPIPESEVINLDVLNPDDCWELMKQRAFGPGDDQSSLEEIGKQIAGKCGGLPLVANALGQVMSERKNVGAWEDIRDTKVDLGLRDQKETLERLMLSYYHMEPEFKMCFTYLATFPKGFVMHRNRLIQQWNALGYINSRHDGQRCINYLLGMSFLRIPGSTSVNPSPLHFKAPTKLVMHDLVHDLASIIVLDEFIDLDATKSASWNKARYCRHAQLTNFKNDPEVFKYIPGKLRSLQFRDLGGRQLPKKAFSRSKYIRVLDLSGHSANGQSAPSSVVLPSSINQLKLIRYLDATCLPITSLPKYFHALQNMETLILSNCFLETLPDSICRLTKLCYLDLSGSSGLGKLLASLGELSQLFFLNLSGCSILQQLPESICELTCLHHLDMSDCCALQKLPDKFGGLLKLSFLNLSGCSKLTKLPDNVSFPCLEHLNLSSCHELENLPIDFGHLQKLEFMNLSGCYKVPLLPVSFCNLII, from the exons ATGGCCATGAGCGGGCTCGGCGGTGTGATTGCGGGCGCCGTGGGGAAGCAGATCGTGAGCAAGCTCGGTGAATACGCCGCGTCGGAGGTTAGTCTGCAGTGGAGGTACAGGGAGGAGGTGCTGGAGTTGGgggagaagatgaaagatgtggAGGCCGTGCTGGGCGACGCCGACGAGAGGTCGCGCCGACAAGGGCGGCAAGGTGGCAGGGTGTACGAGCGGTGGCTCGCCAAGTTCAAGCGCGTGGCGTACGACGTGGAGGACGTGCTCGACGAGCTGGACGCCAATGAGCTCATCAGCAAGACCCAATCCAAG GTCAGCTTCTGGTTTTCCAGACACAACCAACTCCTGCAGCGAGTAACCATGCCACACAAGATGAAGAAGGTGATGAACAAGATTGACAAAATTAAAGAGGAGGGCAGTAGTGAGCTCAATCTTGTGCCTCGAGAAGCAAGGGGGCAAGGGAACAGAAACAATGAAACTTTTGCAGCCAACTGGAATGGTGATGGCATCAAAACTGGAATGGCGGGGAGGGTTATCGAGAAGGAGAAGATAATCAGCCTGCTGCTCACAAGTGAAGAAGCTGACCGGAATATCTCCATCATTCCAGTTGTTGGCCTTGGTGGCATAGGCAAGACAACATTGGTTGAATCGGTTCTTGCAGACAAGAGGGTCAACGTCTTTGATGTCTCAGTCTGGGTTCATGTGTCGAAGCAGTTTGATTTGAGCAAAATTGGGAGGGCCATCCTGAAAAGCTTGAATAGCAACATCAACAACCTTAGCGATTGTACTATGCAGTTTCTGTCTGATAATCTGACCAAAGAACTTGCTACTAGAAGATACTTGATTGTCCTGGATGATCTATGTGAGGAAGATGGAAATAACCTTGAAGAGTTGAAGATGTTACAGCATGGCCGCAAGGGTAGCCGCATTATTGTAACTACCCGAAACCAAAGCGTGGTGCAATGCTTGCGCACTGGTTTTCTTGCAAATCAGTGGAAAATTTGTCCGATTCCTGAGTCTGAAGTCATCAATCTGGATGTTTTAAACCCTGATGACTGTTGGGAATTGATGAAGCAAAGGGCATTTGGGCCTGGTGATGACCAAAGTAGCTTGGAAGAAATCGGAAAGCAGATTGCAGGCAAGTGTGGGGGTTTACCACTTGTTGCAAACGCTCTTGGGCAAGTAATGTCAGAGAGAAAGAACGTCGGGGCATGGGAAGATATAAGAGACACCAAGGTtgatttgggtttgagagatcAGAAAGAAACATTAGAGAGGCTAATGCTGAGCTATTACCACATGGAGCCAGAATTCAAAATGTGTTTCACATACTTGGCAACCTTCCCCAAGGGCTTTGTCATGCACAGGAATCGTCTAATCCAGCAATGGAATGCACTTGGATACATTAATTCAAGGCACGATGGTCAAAGGTGCATCAACTACCTTCTGGGGATGTCCTTTCTTCGGATTCCAGGTTCCACTTCG GTTAATCCAAGTCCATTGCATTTCAAAGCTCCTACAAAACTCGTCATGCATGATTTGGTGCATGATCTTGCATCAATAATTGTTCTTGATGAGTTCATTGATCTGGATGCTACCAAGAGCGCCAGCTGGAACAAAGCTCGCTACTGCCGACATGCACAGTTAACCAACTTCAAGAATGATCCCGAGGTTTTCAAATATATTCCAGGCAAGCTTAGATCCCTCCAATTTAGGGATTTGGGGGGACGCCAACTCCCTAAAAAGGCATTTTCTCGGTCCAAGTACATACGTGTCTTGGACCTAAGTGGACATTCAGCTAATGGCCAATCTGCTCCAAGTAGTGTGGTGCTGCCATCTTCCATTAATCAATTGAAACTAATTAGGTATCTTGATGCCACATGCTTGCCAATAACATCACTTCCTAAGTATTTTCATGCACTTCAAAACATGGAAACTCTTATTCTGTCCAATTGCTTTCTTGAAACCTTGCCTGACAGTATTTGTCGCCTCACCAAACTTTGCTATTTGGACCTATCTGGCAGTAGCGGCCTCGGTAAGCTACTTGCATCACTAGGGGAGCTCTCTCAACTCTTTTTCCTTAATCTATCCGGGTGTTCTATACTCCAACAGTTGCCTGAATCAATCTGTGAGCTTACATGTTTACATCACCTGGACATGTCAGATTGTTGTGCTCTTCAAAAGTTGCCTGATAAATTTGGTGGCCTTCTTAAACTCTCATTCTTAAACTTGTCAGGATGTTCGAAGCTCACCAAACTACCTGACAATGTAAGCTTTCCGTGTTTAGAGCATCTGAACCTATCTAGTTGCCATGAGCTAGAAAACCTGCCAATTGATTTCGGCCACCTTCAGAAGCTTGAGTTCATGAACCTCTCTGGTTGCTACAAGGTTCCACTGCTACCAGTATCATTTTGCAACTTAATCATTTGA